Genomic window (Marasmius oreades isolate 03SP1 chromosome 3, whole genome shotgun sequence):
ATTCTTCGTCGAGGTCCGCGTACGCATCTTCATCAGGGTTGGTCATGCGAAGGGGACCTCTACGAGGGCTTActggaggttgaggttgagaacTACTTTGAATGTGGTGACTTTCACCACCCGAAGGTGGTGCTTCAAGTTGCGAATTAACCCATGAATGTGTGCTGATTCGAGGACTGACGCTGAGGTGACTTCGTCGCTGCAAGGGGGAGGGGTTCCGTGAAGGTGCTGAAGAGCTGGAGTTTCGTGCTCGGATGATTTCCGCCATAGTTTTGGACAATCGAAGAGAAGGGCAGCAGTCGTGGGGAACCTGGACCGTGCAAAGAAGGGTCAATGTAAGCGCAGTACATATTGTTTCCACTTTATATCACTGTGGATCTCGAGTCCATGGACAGCGCATATTCCGGACAGACTGTGTAGACCAAGTCGATCTCCCCTTTAAGTTTCATCTCCACCTCAAGACTGCCTCGTGTGGTTGCACCATGCGTACAGAGGTCGGTAATTCGCATCGAACAGGCTTGTGGTCGTCGTTGCTCGCAATGTGGGATGTTGTCGAGTTTACTGGAGTAAAGGTAGCTTCAGATGGGAGAGTTCAGTTGTCAAACAGGTGAACGGTGAGTTTATTACTGTATACTTAGAGAAGTCAGTGGAGATGCAGGAGACCGTGAGCGTTGAACGTGACCGGTGACTTTGAGACTCCTTGAGCGCGAGGGCGGGCGCCAGTCAACGAGCTCATAGTATGGCATTGAAAAATAAAACGACAGAAAAAATAGCTAAGTAGAGACCAGTGGAAACGTATGTCGAGTGCCAAGTTATGCTTCATCTCGGACTATTTCATTCCCGCCACTCAGGTTATTCAAATAATCCTCTTCCTTGTCAAGCTTGGAGACAGAGAACCAGAAAAGAACACCGGTTACGCCAGCCAAAACTCCCATTACTCCATAGTTCCAAACGAGTAAGGGATCAATTGCAAGCGCTATGAGACAACTTAATTGTTTCGGATAGCTTTAATCTGAAGAAATGTGCTTACAGACGAAGGCTTCTCCCAGTGCAGCTGAAAGCGCTGAAGTTACCAAGAAAATAGACATGACCAGAGATTTCATGTTCTTTGGTGCCTTGGTGAAAGCGTACTCCAAGCCGGTGATGGATGCGAATATTTCGCTAAACGCAATCAGAACATATCTAAAAGCTACATTCAGACAAACTTTAGCAGAATAACAGAGAGCCACTTACGAGCCGGTTTGAATCCATACATTCAACGGCGAGACGAGGACATTGCCGTTTGCATCCTTACAAGTCGCGGCGTGGTTTCCGCAAGGGTTGGTCTGTAAATACAGAGTCAGTAAAATAGGTTTAAGGAGATGCAAGATAAATACCTTGTAGATATAGTGTTGGAGGACTACAAAGTGTCAAATCAAGAAAGGAATACCATGCGTGAAATGACATACCCGCAGCCCAGATCATAGCGGCCGAACCTGAGAGTTCTTCAACGAAAGTACTGATAAATCGCTTGAAATTGTCACTGACCAGTAGCAAAGCCGGCTGTAATCTTTTTGAGGGAGGTCCACCTAATTCCATTAGATCGCAAAAATGGATATATCTGCAAAAACATTCCATAAATATTTCGTCAACGACACTCGATTTAGTGGACGCACAAACATATCACAGattggaatgaaaatgatCAATGCAAAGGGATCCAAGTTTGACAACACATCGTTGGGGAGGCCATGAGTAGACATGGTGGCTGCCTGGGACGTAAGATTGTTGTTCAACTGGTTGTAGGAAAGCCCTTGTTACAGTCGCGTATTTAGATGTGTTTTTCACAATGCTGCTTATCACTCACAGTAAATGGGGAACCAGCAAAATACAGTACAAGCTTTTAGTCCTCGTCTTACTTCATCTACCCAAAGGTCGTCGAAAGTCATCCATGCCGGTTTAGCGTCACCTAGTTTACTCGGTTTGACGTTTTCCCAGAAGTCGGGCGCTGTGAGCAAACGGTAGGACGTGACGGGATTTATGCGCCAGCGTCCCTTCATAGCGAGACCCCATAACTTGAGAGCCGTGGCCAGAATAGACCCTGTGGGTGGAGAGCGGATATATCGGTTACGCCCAAACCAAAGCACGAGAGGACAtatgaagaaaatgatagtGGGCAGTGTAAACGCAAGCCAAAAGCCGACGAACTTTAAATAGTCAGGGAGGAGAAAATCTGAGATTAGGTCAAGTCGCACCTTCTCAGCATAGGTCATGGCAATTTGTCCGATCAACGAGCCTACGTTGACGAACAGGTAGAAGTACTACAAAGGCCGTTATTAGGTTCGGAATATGTTGCCAGAGTTGTACATGTACATCTTACCATATAGACGCGAGCTATCGTCAAGGCAGGATCAACGACGACACGCTCGCCGTTCTTCTCTGTTCTGATGAATAATTGTGTGCGCCTATATTGTTCGGCGATTAAAGGTGAAATATTGGATTTGAAGGTCCCGGTTCCTAAGTGCAAATAGCGTCAACGAATGGAACTGTTGTCTGTATCTTCCTCACCAAAGCCCATAATGATCATCGCGACTACAAAAGCTGCGGTGGCACTCTTGTGCTCAATGACACCAGGAAGTGCGCAGACGATGAGAATAATGTGACCGACGAGAGTAATGACAATGGCGACACAGATGGTGTTAAAACGTCCGAGATATGTATCCGCAATATATGCTCCACATAACGGAGTGAGGTACACCCTAAATTATAGATTTGAGAAGATCGTGGTGAAAAACGAGATATAAAAAATTCAATACCAGAACTGGTAGAACGTAGTAAGGCCAGTGGATGCTTGTTGTCCCAAACCCAAGGCACCGGCTTGACCATTGAGACCAGCAGCTCCCGTGTGAGATCCGGGAGGGAGGCTTTGCTGAATAAAGTTGGTCTGGAGCACATAAGCAGATGAAACAAGATCACAGGTAACCGTAAGGTAGACTCACAAAGACGACGGTACTGCCATAGTACTGGGTACAGAAGAGAAAGATGAGATCAGCGAGAAGAGTGAGACCAGGCCGGACCCACCGAGAATCTCTCCGCCATTTCTATAAGGGCGATCACTGTGATGGAAAGATGTTTAGGACGGAAAGCCGTAGCAGAAAGGGGAAAGACTGTACGGAATGCATTCCAAGGAAGAGTATCAGAAACTCTGCGAAGGGTttgtttctcttcctcggtAGGAAACTCGAGCCCGTAGTGAAGGTCGTCGAGTTCAGCAAGTTCAGCAGAAACTTTCTCAGAGTGAACAACTTCCTTTCCATGCCCCTCCTTGATTCCACTTAGCGCAACGAGCTCTTGCGTGCCATCTGCGCCGGCGCCTGTCATTGTGGATCTGAAGGCAGTCAAGATCAGCACGGGTGGGGCAATCGCTCAGTATTTAAAGGTCGACATGCTCCGAGTTGTACTTGCCGAATAGAAACCTTCAAGTTTCGCGTGGGATTGCGATAGGCTTCGAAcgcttcttcgaagtcgctTGCTGTTGCCTGTTGAATTAACGGTGGGAACGAGCTACAGGAACACCCATTGAATACCGTGACCCATGACTCTGAATCTGAATAAACATATGGATGGGAGAATAATCATCCGGAGTCCAACAGGCCGTTGAGGGGAAGCCGAGGATGTTTTTGGACGTCTATTCTCATGCAAGCAAACATAAGTCTGTCAGGTGGATAAGCGAGCCACGTTACCGTTATCGTCCCGAGGCATTGGAGCAACGTTGCGTCGTTGGAGGGCGCGAGGTCATTCTCCGAGATGGTGGCAGTCGACGCGTTACAGAAATTCCCACCATGTTATCTCTTTCTTCGTTCATACCCTCAAATTCATTCACAAATGCAGCATTCACAATTGTATTCTATGTCGCTCTACCggcttttctgtttctctaTCTCATCCGATCATATCCTCGAATTTCCAAGATTTACCTTGCCGTGGCATACTACGCATGCGTTCTCGGTCGCTTTGCAGCTACCAAATTCGTTTTTTGGATTCTGAAGTGGGTATTCACTCAGATTCTCCGTGGATGCAAAGCCCTGGCTTGGTTCGGCTTCTATGTCCATTTTTTCGTGGCTGGAATGAACTTCGTGCTACAAGGGTATAACAGCTCGCTGGATTTCTTAGCGGGATTTGGGAAGGCTATGGAAGAGGCTCAAGAGGAACGGGAGCGCGAAGCGGAGGCACGAAAACGAGAAGAGAGAGCACGCGCTGCTCATCCAGCTAATTCAGCTGGAGATGAACAAAAACCCAAAGACAGCCATAAAAAGTCGAAACGGAAACGGTGATTATCAAAGTGGGTCCTGTCGACAATCTGTCTATGAAATTCGCTGATGGTCCAATAGACACTCAATCAAAAGGGACGACCCATTTCTTGATGCTGCCAGCATGGATTAACCGTCCACCAACACTACACGAACTCCATGTCGACAATGAAGCTCCTCTCGGTTCTGTACCAGGTGCCATGAGATTCGTGATGCGCTGTCCGAGGACACGAAATCCAAATCTACGCGTTGTACAACTTACAGCTTTCACGAATCTTTACATTGATTTTATCCTCTTCAATTCAAAGGGGAGATACCCATTTCTGTTAGTCCAAACATGCGAATGTCACGAGAGTATGTGCATCTTTACTTGAGTTTAGAAGTTATACCTCATGTGGGTAACGATCTATTTCGGAAAAACCACGCACCATAAATCTCCGAAATGCACCAATGACTACGACGTACCTCATTCAGACCACCACGCAAGGTTCAGGATGTGACCAACGGAATCGATGTGAGTCGACTTTGTAGTTCTGGAAGAAGCGAGTAAGCTAAAGTTACACATCTCCCTCCCCTTGACCATCCCGTACAGTCATCCAGGGCGGTCGTTCGACAACTTCTTATTCAGTGTAAGCCTTAGCCGCCCAATGCAGATTTGGCTTGAATCTCGATTGGGTTCCGTTCTTACCGCACACCTGGAGGTATATCAGAAGACGTCCAGTGTCGAAGTTGCCAAGCTAATCGACATGCGATCCCTTTATCTCACCACCTTACTCGCGTGCGGCGTTGTTGCTAGCCTCGCGTCCAGTGATGTTCCCCAAAGGTGTTCTACGCCGTCTGAACGTCGTGAATGGAATGTGGCCTACTCTTGCGTTATCAGGTCGTTTCTAAGGTCATTTTTCTTGCAGGCGGACGTTGAGTCAAAGTCAGAAGTCGGACTACATCAAGGCGGTCAAGTGCCTGCAGTTTTTGCCATCGAAAGGGAACATCACGGAGGCCAAAACTCGTTTCGATGATTTTCAAGCTACCCATATTACACTCGCAGACGAGGTCCACCTAGTGGTAAGTAACTTCCTTCTAAACAAACATGAACCTTTTGCTCAGTGCTTGGAAACAACAGGGACAATTTCTACCATGGCATCGACTCTTGCTCCACATCTATGAGACAGCCCTTCACGACGAGTGTGGGTATCGTGGTACTTCCCCGTaagcttttttttcttcatcctccataGAAACGTCATCTGAATCGCTACGAAAAGCTACTGGGACTGGACATTAGACGTCGGGAAAGGACTGGAATCGTAGGTTTAACGCTGCCTACCAGGTCCTGCTTCCTAATTACCTCCCCCAGATTTGCTGGGTCTCCGATTTTTGATCCCATTTATGGCTTCGGTGGCAATGGCGAAGACATCCCTGGGTATAATGGTCAATTTCACAACCTATCGGAAATCCCAGGTTGGACGCCCGGAACAGGTGGCGGATGTGTCAAGGACGGGCCTTTCGCTCACTACAACCTCTCACTTGGACCGGGAACTTCAGTCACTAATCACTGTATTCAACGTGCATTTACACCAGCATTCTTTTCTGCTATAACTCCCGCCCAAGTGGCGATCACGCTCAAGAAGCCGAATTTTGAGCTATTCCGGATAGAGCTCGAAGGCACACCTGTAACCTCTGCGGTAAAGATTCATGACGGAGGTCATTTTGCAGTGAATGGGGAAATGAGCAACAGATACTCTAGTCCTGGAGGTGGGAGACTATGGGTCCAATCTCCCTTATCAAAGTTTAATTCCCATCTTTCCAGATCCCTTATTTTATCTCCACCATGCGTCTCTCGATCGTGTTTGGTGGAAATGGCAGCAAGCAGACCTGGATGTACGGCTGTACCAGATCTCTGGAAGATCTTCTGTCGATCCACCGTTTCAAAACGTTACTCTTGACTTTCAGCTGAAGTCAGAAGGCCTTTCACCATTGGTTCCACTTCGAAAAGTCATGGACACAAGGAATGAGTATTTGTGTTATGAGTATGTTTGACAGGACACCGTTTGGGTCAGGGAGTGATACAACTCCCGCTCGAGTATTCGCCTGCATATGCTGCTATTCAAATCAAAATACAAGTGTCCATACTATTTAGATTGCCTGGGACTCCTTCTTTAACCATTTGAGGGCTCTATCGTCCTCAGCCAACAGGGGTGACACTTTTTCCCACACTTCCCTGTTGTAGTCGTTCAACCATTGACGTTCTAGAAGCGAGAGTTAGGGTGTATTTAGTCATGGCCAGTGTGATTCTTAAAGTACCGTTCTCTGTGAGAAGCTTTGTATCCACCAGCTTGGTTTGTATGGGACACCTTTGCGATGAAAATGGTGTCAGTGAGGTTTCACGCCCGGTTTCGACGGGGACCCACATTGTTACATGTTCAAATGTCAGATAGCCCTTCTCTCCGAAGTTGTTTGGTGTCTCCGCCTCTTTGACAAGAACGATATTTTCAATCCTAATCCCAAACTTCCCATCGTCGTAATAGCCCGGCTCGTTCGACACTGTCATGCCAGCCTTCAGAGGAGTGGAGTTACAAGCTGTACAAGGCATAAATATCTCGTCCACTACAACGTGACTGGGAAGAGAGGATTCCACCTATTCGTGTACCGATCTGTTGCGGACCTTCGTGGACGGCTAGGAAATGACCAACGCCATGTCCCGTGCCATGCCTATGCTCAAGATGAAGTCGAGTGTCACTCCAATCCAGCTTATGTGAG
Coding sequences:
- a CDS encoding uncharacterized protein (MEROPS:MER0016544); this encodes MQRLLGKAVFVARRTRLQVGSHKLDWSDTRLHLEHRHGTGHGVGHFLAVHEGPQQIGTRIACNSTPLKAGMTVSNEPGYYDDGKFGIRIENIVLVKEAETPNNFGEKGYLTFEHVTMCPIQTKLVDTKLLTENERQWLNDYNREVWEKVSPLLAEDDRALKWLKKESQAI